The following proteins are co-located in the Aquarana catesbeiana isolate 2022-GZ linkage group LG02, ASM4218655v1, whole genome shotgun sequence genome:
- the CLN5 gene encoding bis(monoacylglycero)phosphate synthase CLN5: MGGLWMALSLVLIGVSVCCVSGLWPVPYRRFDYRPKTDPYCQAQYTFCPTGYADGSIPLMKDEDTIEIFRLQAPVWEFKYGDLLGHFKIMHDAIGFKSSLTGKNYTAEWYELFQLGNCTFPHLRSDIEEPFWCNQGAACFFEGIDDEHWRTYGTLVPVATISGSMFNQLAKWIKEDNNTGIYYETWTVRESVAPNSTLWFDSYDCSKFVLRTYQKLSELGATFKKSVQTNYTRLFLYSGEPVYLGNGSSIFGPHGNKSLATEIRKFYFPYRPHQSFKELLLSILDIYGKSVLQKTFYLFYNFEYWYLPMKPPYITITYEEIPLPSR, translated from the exons atgggtggtctgtggaTGGCGCTATCCTTGGTTCTGATCGGGGTGTCAGTGTGCTGTGTGTCTGGGCTGTGGCCCGTACCATACAG ACGATTTGACTATCGTCCTAAGACAGATCCCTACTGTCAAGCCCAGTATACATTTTGCCCTACTGGATATGCAGATGGCTCTATTCCCTTGATGAAAGATGAAGACACCATTGAGATTTTTCGACTACAAGCACCAGTTTGGGAATTCAAGTATGGAGATCTTCTCGGTCATTTT aaaattatgcaTGATGCCATTGGATTCAAAAGCTCATTGACTGGGAAAAATTACACTGCAGAATGGTATGAGCTCTTCCAACTCGGTAACTGTACGTTCCCCCACCTACGGTCTGACATAGAGGAACCATTCTGGTGTAACCAAGGAGCAGCCTGCTTCTTTGAAGGGATAGATGATGAACACTGGAGAACCTATGGAACTTTAGTTCCAGTAGCAACAATCTCAG GTTCCATGTTTAATCAGTTGGCAAAATGGATAAAAGAAGATAACAACACTGGCATTTACTATGAGACGTGGACTGTGAGGGAATCGGTGGCACCTAACTCAACTCTGTGGTTTGATTCCTATGACTGCAGCAAATTTGTGCTACGGACCTACCAGAAATTATCAGAGCTTGGCGCCACCTTCAAGAAGAGCGTTCAGACAAACTATACACGCTTGTTCTTGTATAGTGGAGAGCCTGTGTATCTGGGGAATGGAAGCTCCATTTTCGGCCCACATGGGAACAAGTCACTAGCAACTGAAATTCGCAAGTTTTATTTCCCTTATAGACCTCATCAATCATTTAAAGAACTTCTTTTAAGCATCCTCGACATTTATGGGAAATCGGTGTTGCAGAAGactttttatctgttttataatttTGAATATTGGTATTTACCTATGAAACCTCCTTACATTACAATTACATATGAAGAAATTCCTCTTCCGTCCAGATAG